In Erinaceus europaeus chromosome 10, mEriEur2.1, whole genome shotgun sequence, one DNA window encodes the following:
- the UBE2J2 gene encoding ubiquitin-conjugating enzyme E2 J2 isoform X3: MTPYEGGYYHGKLIFPREFPFKPPSIYMITPNGRFKCNTRLCLSITDFHPDTWNPAWSVSTILTGLLSFMVEKGPTLGSIETSDFTKRQLAAQSLAFNLKDKVFCELFPEVVEEIKQKQKAQDELSNRPQSLPLPDVVPDGETHHGQNGLQLLNGHAPGAGPNLMGLQQANRHHGLLGGALANLFVIVGFAAFAYTVKYVLRSIAQE; this comes from the exons ATGACTCCGTATGAAG GTGGCTATTATCATGGAAAACTAATTTTCCCCAGGGAATTTCCTTTTAAACCTCCTAGTATTTATATGATAACTCCCAATGGAAGATTTAAGTGCAATACGAG GCTGTGTCTTTCAATCACGGATTTCCATCCAGACACATGGAACCCAGCCTGGTCAGTCTCCACCATCCTGACTGGACTTCTCAGCTTCATGGTGGAGAAGGGCCCTACCCTTGGCAGCATAGAAACCTCGGACTTTACG AAAAGACAACTGGCTGCGCAGAGTTTAGCATTCAACTTGAAAGACAAAGTCTTTTGTGAATTGTTTCCTGAAGTTGTGGAG GAAATTAAACAGAAACAGAAGGCACAAGACGAGCTCAGCAACAGGCCCCAGAGCCTCCCCTTGCCGGACGTGGTTCCAGATGGAGAGACACACCACGGCCAGAACGGGCTTCAGCTCCTCAATGGGCACGCCCCAGGGGCCGGGCCCAATCTCATGGGCCTGCAGCAAGCCAACCGGCACCATGGACTCCTGGGTGGCGCCCTGGCGAACTTATTTGTTATAGTTGGGTTTGCAGCCTTTGCCTACACAGTCAAATACGTACTGAGAAGCATCGCGCAGGAATGA